A window of Phycodurus eques isolate BA_2022a chromosome 5, UOR_Pequ_1.1, whole genome shotgun sequence contains these coding sequences:
- the LOC133402849 gene encoding neuroepithelial cell-transforming gene 1 protein-like isoform X1 — MTSTEELVSDWSISNIRHIQTSAVLCGCSRSHSVVLLYFLSIGLCFPTRFCHCQIDIFQNGMDESEVVNAAGTSGKTSSSSSPAEPSPRTLRRNNSKKPLLQRGSSFTFLAPGTPWDFSLKRKRKEKEDDTVSLSSFDLKEPTHKKVRPLARVSSLVNFMSPSKNGAVRRFGQTIQGRENAPIPPDYRNACAPPTLELLCSQSMSLRGDGKSPGTSLRGGVKPAAPTPSKRRNSTLWSETLDVHQKSSFSSKEIKRQEAIYELFRGEQDLIEDLQLARKAYHDPMLKLSIMTEEELAHIFGDLDAYIPLHEDLLMKLTDGTGPDGTVAQIGQMVIDWLPGLNAYRNYCSNQLAAKALLDQKKQDRRVQDFLQRCLESPFSRKLDLWSFLDIPRSRLVKYPLLLREIMRHTPADHPDVANLERAVTIIQGILSDINVRKGESECQYYVDKLEYLDDKQRDPLIDSCRSLLCHGELRNKSGSRLHVFLFSELLVLTRPVTRNDRSGFQVYRQPIPVRDLALEDLQDGEIRMGGSFRGAFANGDKAKNVFRVSSSDPSHGQSHTLHVNDVYHKQQWLNCLRSAVAQSGATPGAGVTRAKRRSAAVHDGGESCPAAGPRLRPQRSRVSLDRKETGV, encoded by the exons ATGACATCAACTGAGGAGCTCGtctctgattggtccatttcCAATATCCGCCATATTCAAACTTCCGCCGTGTTGTGTGGGTGTTCTCGGTCCCATTCTGTTGTGCtcctttattttctttcaattgGCCTTTGTTTTCCCACCCGATTCTGTCATTGtcaaattgacatttttcaaaacGGAATGGACGAAAGCGAAGTTGTGAACGCAGCAGGGACGTCGGGTAAGACGTCATCGAGCTCGTCCCCGGCTGAGCCTTCCCCGAGAACGCTACGCAGAAATAACTCCAAAAA ACCCCTGCTGCAGAGAGGAAGCTCCTTCACCTTCCTCGCTCCAGGCACACCGTGGGACTTCAGTCTG AAGCGAAAGCGCAAAGAAAAGGAAGACGACACGGTCAGCCTGTCCAGTTTCGACCTCAAG GAGCCGACACACAAGAAAGTACGACCGCTGGCCAGAGTGTCGTCTCTCGTCAACTTCATGTCTCCGTCCAAGAACGGAGCGGTGCGACGTTTCGGTCAGACCATCCAG GGCAGGGAAAATGCTCCAATTCCTCCCGATTATCGGAATGCGTGTGCCCCGCCCACTTTGGAATTGTTGTGTTCCCAGTCCATGTCGCTGCGCGGGGACGGCAAGTCTCCGGGCACGTCGCTCCGAGGCGGCGTCAAGCCGGCCGCGCCCACTCCCAGCAAGCGAAGGAACAGCACGCTGTGGTCGGAGACGCTGGACGTTCACCAGAAGAGCTCCTTCTCCTCCAAGGAGATCAAGCGACAGGAG gCCATTTACGAGCTCTTCAGGGGAGAGCAGGATCTCATCGAGGATCTCCAGCTTGCACGAAAG GCGTACCACGACCCCATGCTCAAGCTGTCCATCATGACGGAGGAGGAGCTGGCGCACATCTTCGGGGATCTGGACGCGTACATACCGCTGCATGAAG atCTTTTGATGAAGCTGACTGACGGAACGGGTCCCGACGGGACGGTGGCTCAGATAGGACAAATGGTGATCGACTGG CTTCCGGGCCTGAACGCGTACAGAAACTACTGCAGCAACCAGCTGGCGGCCAAGGCGCTTCTGGACCAGAAGAAGCAGGACCGGCGAGTGCAGGACTTCCTGCAGCGCTGCCTGGAGTCGCCCTTCAGCCGCAAGCTGGACCTGTGGAGCTTCCTGGACATCCCGCGCTCGCGCCTGGTCAAGTACCCGCTGCTCCTGCGGGAGATCATGAGGCACACGCCCGCCGACCACCCGGACGTCGCCAACCTGGAGCGGGCG GTGACAATCATCCAGGGGATTCTGTCGGACATCAACGTGAGGAAAGGCGAGTCGGAGTGTCAGTACTACGTGGACAAGCTGGAGTATCTGGACGACAAGCAGCGGGAccctttgattgacagctgcagGAGCTTGTTGTGCCACGGCGAGCTGCGGAACAAGAGCGGCTCG AGGCTGCACGTGTTCCTGTTCTCGGAGCTGCTGGTCCTGACGCGGCCGGTGACGCGCAACGACAGGAGCGGCTTCCAGGTGTACCGGCAGCCCATCCCGGTCCGGGACCTGGCGCTGGAAGACCTGCAGGACGGCGAGATCCGCATGGGGGGCTCCTTCAGGGGGGCCTTCGCCAACGGCGACAAAG CCAAGAACGTTTTCCGTGTGAGTTCGTCAGACCCGTCCCACGGCCAGTCGCACACGCTGCACGTCAACGACGTCTACCACAAGCAGCAGTGGCTCAACTGCCTGCGCAGCGCCGTGGCGCAATCGGGCGCGACGCCGGGCGCCGGCGTCACCCGCGCCAAGCGGCGCTCGGCGGCCGTCCACGACGGAGGCGAAAGCTGTCCGGCGGCGGGGCCTCGGCTCAGGCCGCAAAGGTCGCGGGTCTCCCTCGACAGGAAAGAGACGGGAGTGTAG
- the LOC133402847 gene encoding ankyrin repeat and SOCS box protein 13-like isoform X2, with translation MEITTRHRASLYGDIAHGLGFWAERSAVHEAAARGRAAQLQQLIRDGAAVDAAAGDSIAPLHEACVQGHARCVALLLAAGAQVDARNIDGSTPLCDACAAGSPECVELLLDYGAAVNPPLCMSSPLHEACVRGSSACVSLLMERGARMEARDCCYGTPLHVACACQHYDCTKLLLNAGANVNAAKLHETALHHAAKTRRVDLIELLLEFGADPHARDLAGKKAVQYTAPGSPAHGCFRFYEDTPLSLQQMTRVALRRILGVRALRVFSQLGLPNRMIAFLSYSPPPVFDV, from the exons CTCACGGTCTGGGATTCTGGGCAGAGCGGTCGGCGGTCCACGAGGCGGCGGCGCGAGGCCGCGCGGCGCAGCTGCAGCAGCTGATCCGGGACGGGGCGGCCGTCGACGCCGCGGCCGGCGACTCCATCGCGCCTTTGCACGAGGCCTGCGTCCAGGGACACGCCCGCTGTGTCGCGCTGCTGCTGGCCGCCGGGGCGCAG GTGGACGCCCGTAACATCGACGGCAGCACCCCCCTGTGCGACGCCTGCGCGGCCGGCAGCCCCGAGTGCGTCGAGCTGCTGCTGGACTACGGCGCCGCCGTCAACCCGCCGCTCTGCATGTCCTCGCCGCTTCACGAGGCCTGCGTGCGAG GCAGTTCGGCTTGCGTGTCGCTGCTGATGGAGCGCGGCGCCCGGATGGAGGCTCGCGACTGCTGCTACGGAACGCCGCTCCACGTCGCCTGCGCCTGCCAACACTACGACTGCACCAAACTGCTCCTCAATGCCG GCGCGAACGTGAACGCGGCCAAGCTTCACGAGACGGCGCTCCATCACGCCGCCAAGACGCGCCGCGTGGACCTGATCGAGCTGCTGCTGGAGTTCGGCGCCGACCCGCACGCCCGAGACTTGGCGGGCAAGAAGGCCGTCCAGTACACGGCGCCGGGATCGCCTGCACACGGCTGCTTTCGCTTCTACGAGG ACACGCCGCTGAGTCTCCAGCAGATGACCCGGGTGGCCCTGAGGAGGATCCTGGGTGTGAGGGCGCTGCGCGTTTTTTCCCAGCTGGGTTTGCCCAATCGCATGATTGCTTTTCTGTCGTACTCGCCCCCTCCCGTTTTTGACGTCTGA
- the LOC133402847 gene encoding ankyrin repeat and SOCS box protein 13-like isoform X1: MEITTRHRASLYGDIAHGLGFWAERSAVHEAAARGRAAQLQQLIRDGAAVDAAAGDSIAPLHEACVQGHARCVALLLAAGAQVDARNIDGSTPLCDACAAGSPECVELLLDYGAAVNPPLCMSSPLHEACVRGSSACVSLLMERGARMEARDCCYGTPLHVACACQHYDCTKLLLNAGANVNAAKLHETALHHAAKTRRVDLIELLLEFGADPHARDLAGKKAVQYTAPGSPAHGCFRFYEGTLARTMSIMSDICLTATLAYEWPRLGNFPTRELMSLAPFLFFCFVCFEDKFKLQAFSRYKNRSFIDLQRGNSGVTAV; this comes from the exons CTCACGGTCTGGGATTCTGGGCAGAGCGGTCGGCGGTCCACGAGGCGGCGGCGCGAGGCCGCGCGGCGCAGCTGCAGCAGCTGATCCGGGACGGGGCGGCCGTCGACGCCGCGGCCGGCGACTCCATCGCGCCTTTGCACGAGGCCTGCGTCCAGGGACACGCCCGCTGTGTCGCGCTGCTGCTGGCCGCCGGGGCGCAG GTGGACGCCCGTAACATCGACGGCAGCACCCCCCTGTGCGACGCCTGCGCGGCCGGCAGCCCCGAGTGCGTCGAGCTGCTGCTGGACTACGGCGCCGCCGTCAACCCGCCGCTCTGCATGTCCTCGCCGCTTCACGAGGCCTGCGTGCGAG GCAGTTCGGCTTGCGTGTCGCTGCTGATGGAGCGCGGCGCCCGGATGGAGGCTCGCGACTGCTGCTACGGAACGCCGCTCCACGTCGCCTGCGCCTGCCAACACTACGACTGCACCAAACTGCTCCTCAATGCCG GCGCGAACGTGAACGCGGCCAAGCTTCACGAGACGGCGCTCCATCACGCCGCCAAGACGCGCCGCGTGGACCTGATCGAGCTGCTGCTGGAGTTCGGCGCCGACCCGCACGCCCGAGACTTGGCGGGCAAGAAGGCCGTCCAGTACACGGCGCCGGGATCGCCTGCACACGGCTGCTTTCGCTTCTACGAGGGTACGCTCGCCCGCACGATGTCCATCATGAGCGATATTTGCCTCACGGCTACCTTGGCTTACGAGTGGCCTCGTTTAGGCAATTTCCCCACTCGTGAGCTGATGTCGCTTgctccgtttttgtttttttgctttgtgtgttttgaggaTAAATTTAAGTTGCAAGCGTTCTCCAGGTATAAGAACAGATCATTTATTGATCTCCAGAGGGGAAATTCGGGTGTAacagcagtttaa
- the LOC133402849 gene encoding neuroepithelial cell-transforming gene 1 protein-like isoform X2 gives MTSTEELVSDWSISNIRHIQTSAVLCGCSRSHSVVLLYFLSIGLCFPTRFCHCQIDIFQNGMDESEVVNAAGTSGKTSSSSSPAEPSPRTLRRNNSKKPLLQRGSSFTFLAPGTPWDFSLKRKRKEKEDDTVSLSSFDLKEPTHKKVRPLARVSSLVNFMSPSKNGAVRRFGQTIQSMSLRGDGKSPGTSLRGGVKPAAPTPSKRRNSTLWSETLDVHQKSSFSSKEIKRQEAIYELFRGEQDLIEDLQLARKAYHDPMLKLSIMTEEELAHIFGDLDAYIPLHEDLLMKLTDGTGPDGTVAQIGQMVIDWLPGLNAYRNYCSNQLAAKALLDQKKQDRRVQDFLQRCLESPFSRKLDLWSFLDIPRSRLVKYPLLLREIMRHTPADHPDVANLERAVTIIQGILSDINVRKGESECQYYVDKLEYLDDKQRDPLIDSCRSLLCHGELRNKSGSRLHVFLFSELLVLTRPVTRNDRSGFQVYRQPIPVRDLALEDLQDGEIRMGGSFRGAFANGDKAKNVFRVSSSDPSHGQSHTLHVNDVYHKQQWLNCLRSAVAQSGATPGAGVTRAKRRSAAVHDGGESCPAAGPRLRPQRSRVSLDRKETGV, from the exons ATGACATCAACTGAGGAGCTCGtctctgattggtccatttcCAATATCCGCCATATTCAAACTTCCGCCGTGTTGTGTGGGTGTTCTCGGTCCCATTCTGTTGTGCtcctttattttctttcaattgGCCTTTGTTTTCCCACCCGATTCTGTCATTGtcaaattgacatttttcaaaacGGAATGGACGAAAGCGAAGTTGTGAACGCAGCAGGGACGTCGGGTAAGACGTCATCGAGCTCGTCCCCGGCTGAGCCTTCCCCGAGAACGCTACGCAGAAATAACTCCAAAAA ACCCCTGCTGCAGAGAGGAAGCTCCTTCACCTTCCTCGCTCCAGGCACACCGTGGGACTTCAGTCTG AAGCGAAAGCGCAAAGAAAAGGAAGACGACACGGTCAGCCTGTCCAGTTTCGACCTCAAG GAGCCGACACACAAGAAAGTACGACCGCTGGCCAGAGTGTCGTCTCTCGTCAACTTCATGTCTCCGTCCAAGAACGGAGCGGTGCGACGTTTCGGTCAGACCATCCAG TCCATGTCGCTGCGCGGGGACGGCAAGTCTCCGGGCACGTCGCTCCGAGGCGGCGTCAAGCCGGCCGCGCCCACTCCCAGCAAGCGAAGGAACAGCACGCTGTGGTCGGAGACGCTGGACGTTCACCAGAAGAGCTCCTTCTCCTCCAAGGAGATCAAGCGACAGGAG gCCATTTACGAGCTCTTCAGGGGAGAGCAGGATCTCATCGAGGATCTCCAGCTTGCACGAAAG GCGTACCACGACCCCATGCTCAAGCTGTCCATCATGACGGAGGAGGAGCTGGCGCACATCTTCGGGGATCTGGACGCGTACATACCGCTGCATGAAG atCTTTTGATGAAGCTGACTGACGGAACGGGTCCCGACGGGACGGTGGCTCAGATAGGACAAATGGTGATCGACTGG CTTCCGGGCCTGAACGCGTACAGAAACTACTGCAGCAACCAGCTGGCGGCCAAGGCGCTTCTGGACCAGAAGAAGCAGGACCGGCGAGTGCAGGACTTCCTGCAGCGCTGCCTGGAGTCGCCCTTCAGCCGCAAGCTGGACCTGTGGAGCTTCCTGGACATCCCGCGCTCGCGCCTGGTCAAGTACCCGCTGCTCCTGCGGGAGATCATGAGGCACACGCCCGCCGACCACCCGGACGTCGCCAACCTGGAGCGGGCG GTGACAATCATCCAGGGGATTCTGTCGGACATCAACGTGAGGAAAGGCGAGTCGGAGTGTCAGTACTACGTGGACAAGCTGGAGTATCTGGACGACAAGCAGCGGGAccctttgattgacagctgcagGAGCTTGTTGTGCCACGGCGAGCTGCGGAACAAGAGCGGCTCG AGGCTGCACGTGTTCCTGTTCTCGGAGCTGCTGGTCCTGACGCGGCCGGTGACGCGCAACGACAGGAGCGGCTTCCAGGTGTACCGGCAGCCCATCCCGGTCCGGGACCTGGCGCTGGAAGACCTGCAGGACGGCGAGATCCGCATGGGGGGCTCCTTCAGGGGGGCCTTCGCCAACGGCGACAAAG CCAAGAACGTTTTCCGTGTGAGTTCGTCAGACCCGTCCCACGGCCAGTCGCACACGCTGCACGTCAACGACGTCTACCACAAGCAGCAGTGGCTCAACTGCCTGCGCAGCGCCGTGGCGCAATCGGGCGCGACGCCGGGCGCCGGCGTCACCCGCGCCAAGCGGCGCTCGGCGGCCGTCCACGACGGAGGCGAAAGCTGTCCGGCGGCGGGGCCTCGGCTCAGGCCGCAAAGGTCGCGGGTCTCCCTCGACAGGAAAGAGACGGGAGTGTAG
- the LOC133402849 gene encoding neuroepithelial cell-transforming gene 1 protein-like isoform X3, producing the protein MALKMVISPPVVGIFDPRPLLQRGSSFTFLAPGTPWDFSLKRKRKEKEDDTVSLSSFDLKEPTHKKVRPLARVSSLVNFMSPSKNGAVRRFGQTIQGRENAPIPPDYRNACAPPTLELLCSQSMSLRGDGKSPGTSLRGGVKPAAPTPSKRRNSTLWSETLDVHQKSSFSSKEIKRQEAIYELFRGEQDLIEDLQLARKAYHDPMLKLSIMTEEELAHIFGDLDAYIPLHEDLLMKLTDGTGPDGTVAQIGQMVIDWLPGLNAYRNYCSNQLAAKALLDQKKQDRRVQDFLQRCLESPFSRKLDLWSFLDIPRSRLVKYPLLLREIMRHTPADHPDVANLERAVTIIQGILSDINVRKGESECQYYVDKLEYLDDKQRDPLIDSCRSLLCHGELRNKSGSRLHVFLFSELLVLTRPVTRNDRSGFQVYRQPIPVRDLALEDLQDGEIRMGGSFRGAFANGDKAKNVFRVSSSDPSHGQSHTLHVNDVYHKQQWLNCLRSAVAQSGATPGAGVTRAKRRSAAVHDGGESCPAAGPRLRPQRSRVSLDRKETGV; encoded by the exons ATGGCGCTGAAAATGGTCATTTCCCCACCTGTTGTTGGAAtttttgacccgag ACCCCTGCTGCAGAGAGGAAGCTCCTTCACCTTCCTCGCTCCAGGCACACCGTGGGACTTCAGTCTG AAGCGAAAGCGCAAAGAAAAGGAAGACGACACGGTCAGCCTGTCCAGTTTCGACCTCAAG GAGCCGACACACAAGAAAGTACGACCGCTGGCCAGAGTGTCGTCTCTCGTCAACTTCATGTCTCCGTCCAAGAACGGAGCGGTGCGACGTTTCGGTCAGACCATCCAG GGCAGGGAAAATGCTCCAATTCCTCCCGATTATCGGAATGCGTGTGCCCCGCCCACTTTGGAATTGTTGTGTTCCCAGTCCATGTCGCTGCGCGGGGACGGCAAGTCTCCGGGCACGTCGCTCCGAGGCGGCGTCAAGCCGGCCGCGCCCACTCCCAGCAAGCGAAGGAACAGCACGCTGTGGTCGGAGACGCTGGACGTTCACCAGAAGAGCTCCTTCTCCTCCAAGGAGATCAAGCGACAGGAG gCCATTTACGAGCTCTTCAGGGGAGAGCAGGATCTCATCGAGGATCTCCAGCTTGCACGAAAG GCGTACCACGACCCCATGCTCAAGCTGTCCATCATGACGGAGGAGGAGCTGGCGCACATCTTCGGGGATCTGGACGCGTACATACCGCTGCATGAAG atCTTTTGATGAAGCTGACTGACGGAACGGGTCCCGACGGGACGGTGGCTCAGATAGGACAAATGGTGATCGACTGG CTTCCGGGCCTGAACGCGTACAGAAACTACTGCAGCAACCAGCTGGCGGCCAAGGCGCTTCTGGACCAGAAGAAGCAGGACCGGCGAGTGCAGGACTTCCTGCAGCGCTGCCTGGAGTCGCCCTTCAGCCGCAAGCTGGACCTGTGGAGCTTCCTGGACATCCCGCGCTCGCGCCTGGTCAAGTACCCGCTGCTCCTGCGGGAGATCATGAGGCACACGCCCGCCGACCACCCGGACGTCGCCAACCTGGAGCGGGCG GTGACAATCATCCAGGGGATTCTGTCGGACATCAACGTGAGGAAAGGCGAGTCGGAGTGTCAGTACTACGTGGACAAGCTGGAGTATCTGGACGACAAGCAGCGGGAccctttgattgacagctgcagGAGCTTGTTGTGCCACGGCGAGCTGCGGAACAAGAGCGGCTCG AGGCTGCACGTGTTCCTGTTCTCGGAGCTGCTGGTCCTGACGCGGCCGGTGACGCGCAACGACAGGAGCGGCTTCCAGGTGTACCGGCAGCCCATCCCGGTCCGGGACCTGGCGCTGGAAGACCTGCAGGACGGCGAGATCCGCATGGGGGGCTCCTTCAGGGGGGCCTTCGCCAACGGCGACAAAG CCAAGAACGTTTTCCGTGTGAGTTCGTCAGACCCGTCCCACGGCCAGTCGCACACGCTGCACGTCAACGACGTCTACCACAAGCAGCAGTGGCTCAACTGCCTGCGCAGCGCCGTGGCGCAATCGGGCGCGACGCCGGGCGCCGGCGTCACCCGCGCCAAGCGGCGCTCGGCGGCCGTCCACGACGGAGGCGAAAGCTGTCCGGCGGCGGGGCCTCGGCTCAGGCCGCAAAGGTCGCGGGTCTCCCTCGACAGGAAAGAGACGGGAGTGTAG